A window of Macrotis lagotis isolate mMagLag1 chromosome X, bilby.v1.9.chrom.fasta, whole genome shotgun sequence contains these coding sequences:
- the LOC141499744 gene encoding uncharacterized protein LOC141499744 → MQSFDDLTREMQWKEESKQKTYTLGKSYDTVSGKIVTMTGKAKEGEKAGEPSTLEALQKFEKGMTESVKVIPIMTEYEVLEAISADKVRRGSEVQIMKRKLSESLAPIKEAESRLPSPNEESLKKAQKLEKDLELRTGLGSIQPTGVEHTTDSETLRTGFFARKERSPSEWRYSREPGFTIATAHYVNESSASQVVVTSDSYMSCTLKIKAWLFFGAIPFHPEPFSFSCSLALC, encoded by the coding sequence ATGCAGAGTTTTGATGACTTAACACGGGAAATGCAATGGAAAGAAGAGAGCAAACAAAAAACATACACATTAGGAAAATCTTATGATACTGTCTCTGGAAAAATTGTGACCATGACAGGGAAAGCTAAAGAGGGTGAAAAAGCAGGAGAACCCTCCACACTTGAAGCCCTTCAGAAATTTGAGAAAGGGATGACAGAATCTGTGAAGGTCATCCCTATAATGACAGAATATGAGGTTCTAGAAGCCATCTCAGCCGACAAGGTCAGGAGGGGATCCGAGGTACAGATCATGAAAAGGAAATTGTCAGAATCTCTTGCCCCCATAAAGGAAGCTGAATCTCGCCTCCCGAGTCCAAATGAAGAGAGTCTGAAGAAAGCCCAGAAGCTGGAAAAGGATTTGGAATTACGTACTGGTCTTGGAAGTATACAACCTACTGGAGTTGAACACACAACCGACAGTGAGACATTAAGGACAGGGTTCTTTGCTCGAAAAGAGAGAAGCCCATCTGAGTGGAGATATTCCCGGGAGCCAGGATTCACCATTGCCACTGCTCATTATGTCAATGAGTCATCTGCATCCCAAGTGGTGGTAACCAGTGACTCTTATATGTCCTGTACTTTAAAGATTAAAGCATGGCTTTTTTTTGGAGCCATACCCTTCCACCCTGAACCTTTCAGTTTCTCTTGCTCTTTGGCTTTATGTTGA